A genomic region of Stenotrophomonas sp. NA06056 contains the following coding sequences:
- a CDS encoding peptidylprolyl isomerase gives MGSLPKFLPITVIDSAAPVPAEAHSHHHDAAAQGPRSLGQPAPCRLFVDETAISEADIAREMQHHRAMRPEQSRAEAARALVVRELLRLEAQRLGLQAPDGNRVSDEEVLIQQLLEDAIEDRVPTDEDCRRYFEQNPERFRSPDRVRLRHILLAAPADDVAGRFTARTEGERLVGLLKESPHLFADFALRHSRCPSSSEGGDLGWLQRGQTTPEFDRQVFRLREGLAGFPVESRWGYHVVCIDAREEGQPQPFEAVLPQLRDYLELQVRQREVQAYLLQLQERYPVRGLDEIEAEADIG, from the coding sequence ATGGGCAGCCTGCCGAAGTTCCTGCCGATCACCGTGATCGACTCCGCCGCACCGGTTCCCGCCGAGGCGCATTCGCACCACCATGACGCGGCAGCGCAGGGGCCGCGTTCGCTCGGGCAGCCGGCACCGTGCCGGCTGTTCGTGGACGAGACCGCGATCAGCGAGGCCGACATCGCCCGCGAGATGCAGCACCACCGGGCGATGCGCCCGGAGCAGTCTCGTGCCGAAGCGGCACGTGCACTGGTGGTGCGCGAGCTGCTGCGCCTGGAAGCGCAGCGGTTGGGTCTGCAGGCGCCGGACGGCAACCGGGTAAGCGACGAGGAAGTGCTGATCCAGCAGCTGCTGGAAGACGCGATCGAAGACCGCGTGCCGACCGATGAAGACTGCCGGCGCTACTTCGAGCAGAACCCGGAGCGCTTCCGCTCCCCCGACCGCGTGCGTCTGCGCCATATCCTGCTGGCCGCGCCGGCCGACGACGTGGCCGGGCGCTTTACCGCACGTACCGAGGGCGAACGGCTGGTCGGGCTGCTGAAGGAGTCGCCGCACCTGTTCGCCGATTTCGCCCTGCGCCATTCGCGTTGCCCATCCAGCAGCGAGGGCGGTGACCTGGGCTGGCTGCAGCGCGGGCAGACCACGCCGGAGTTCGACCGCCAGGTGTTCCGCCTGCGCGAGGGTCTGGCCGGTTTTCCGGTGGAATCACGCTGGGGCTACCACGTGGTCTGCATTGATGCCCGCGAGGAAGGCCAGCCGCAACCGTTCGAGGCGGTGCTGCCGCAGCTGCGTGACTACCTGGAACTGCAGGTGCGCCAGCGTGAAGTGCAGGCCTACCTGCTGCAGCTGCAGGAGCGCTACCCGGTGCGCGGGCTGGATGAGATCGAAGCCGAAGCGGATATCGGCTGA
- a CDS encoding nitrate/nitrite transporter — protein MNQALAPASAGQQQRALWLSTFAFTVCFAVWMIFSIIGIQISQQLGLNDTQFGLLIATPVLTGSVSRVFLGIWSDQFGGRKVMVLVMLCGAVATWMLTYAQTYTQFLIAALCVGIAGGNFSVGVAYVSKWFPASKQGTALGIFGAGNIGSAVTKLLAPLVMVAAGWTMVAKVWAVALAVTAVLFFLFSKEDPSLEQRRREGVKPVPFAEQMAPLKNLQVWRFSLYYFFVFGGFVALALWLPHYLVGAYGMDVGHAGMLAACYSIPASLFRVVGGWMSDRMGARRVMYWTFGVSAICTFLLAYPDTEYVVKGIHGPIHFHLAIGVVMFTVLVFVLGFFMSLGKAAVYKHIPVYYPKHVGAVGGVVGMIGGLGGFILPIVFGALNDAVGIWSSCFMLLFVLVSAALAWMHFAIRRMERRHFPQIDRETDLPEAIDAAAAERVRGG, from the coding sequence ATGAACCAGGCCCTTGCCCCCGCCAGTGCCGGGCAGCAGCAACGTGCGCTGTGGCTGAGCACGTTCGCCTTCACCGTGTGCTTCGCCGTGTGGATGATCTTTTCGATCATCGGCATCCAGATCAGTCAACAGCTCGGCTTGAATGACACCCAGTTTGGCCTGTTGATCGCCACGCCGGTGCTGACCGGTTCGGTCAGCCGGGTCTTTCTCGGCATCTGGTCCGACCAGTTCGGTGGCCGCAAGGTGATGGTGCTGGTGATGCTGTGTGGCGCAGTCGCTACCTGGATGCTGACCTATGCACAGACCTACACCCAGTTCCTGATTGCCGCGCTGTGCGTGGGAATCGCCGGCGGCAACTTCTCGGTGGGCGTGGCCTACGTCTCCAAGTGGTTCCCGGCCAGCAAGCAGGGCACCGCGCTGGGCATCTTCGGTGCCGGCAACATCGGTTCGGCGGTGACCAAGCTGCTGGCGCCGCTGGTGATGGTGGCGGCCGGCTGGACCATGGTTGCCAAGGTCTGGGCGGTGGCGCTGGCCGTCACTGCGGTGCTGTTCTTCCTTTTCAGCAAGGAAGACCCATCGCTGGAGCAGCGCCGTCGCGAAGGCGTGAAGCCGGTGCCGTTCGCCGAGCAGATGGCACCGCTGAAGAACCTGCAGGTGTGGCGGTTCTCGCTGTACTACTTCTTCGTGTTCGGCGGCTTCGTGGCGCTGGCGTTGTGGCTGCCGCACTATCTGGTGGGCGCCTATGGCATGGACGTGGGCCACGCCGGCATGCTGGCGGCGTGCTATTCGATCCCGGCCAGCCTGTTCCGCGTGGTCGGTGGCTGGATGTCGGACCGGATGGGCGCGCGCCGGGTGATGTACTGGACCTTTGGCGTGTCGGCCATCTGTACTTTCCTGCTGGCCTACCCGGATACCGAGTATGTGGTGAAGGGCATCCATGGCCCGATCCACTTCCATCTGGCGATCGGCGTGGTGATGTTCACCGTGCTGGTGTTCGTGCTGGGCTTCTTCATGTCGCTGGGCAAGGCCGCTGTCTACAAGCACATTCCGGTGTACTACCCCAAGCACGTGGGTGCGGTGGGCGGCGTGGTCGGCATGATCGGTGGCCTGGGTGGCTTCATCCTGCCGATCGTGTTTGGCGCATTGAACGATGCGGTGGGCATCTGGAGCAGCTGCTTCATGCTGCTGTTCGTGCTGGTGTCGGCTGCACTGGCGTGGATGCACTTTGCGATCCGCC